ACGCGTCGGCCCGGCGGAGACCGGACGCCGTGGGGGCGTCCGGCGGAGACAGAGCGATACGAGTGCCCTCCCGTGCCGCCCGCCTTCCCCCTCAGGAGCGGCGCACCGTGTGGCCCGGCCGATGCGGCCGGGCCACACGCGTGCTCGCCGGGCGAGGTCCCCCCGCGGGTGCTGGCATGGGGGAAGGAGACGTGCATGTCGAGCGAAGGAGCAGGTGTGGGTACCACCGCCACCACACGTCAGGAGCCGGCAGCCGGGACGCCGGACCCCTCGGCGCCGCCGGACGGCACCGCGCTGCGCGCCGTCGCGGCCGGCCGTTTCGCGTCCTGGGTGCGCGACGGCGCGCCGCACGTACCGCTGCCGGGAGGCGGGCGCACCTGGGAGAGGTTCCAGGCGCTGCACGGGCTGGGCCGGGACGATCTGGCCCTGGCCCGGCTCGCCGAGGGGCACGCGGACGCGGTGGCCATCCTCGCCGAGCTGGGCTCGCCCGCCCCCGCCGCGGGCGAGCGCTGGGGCGTGTGGGCCGCACAGCCCCCCGGCGCCAGGCTCACCGCGCGGCCCGGCGCGGACGGCCGCTGGCTCCTGGACGGGGTGAAGCCGTACTGCTCGGGCGCCCACAGCTGTACGCACGCGCTGGTCACCGCCGACACGGAGGAGGGGCGACGGCTGTTCGCCCTCTCCACGGACGTCCCCGGATACGCCCCGGTGCCCGGCACCTGGCAAGCGATCGGCATGGCGGGCAGCGACACCCCGGACGTGCGGTTCACCGGGGTGCCGGCCGTGCCGGTGGGCGGAGTCGACGCGTACGTCCGCAGGCCCGGATTCGCGCACGGGGGCATCGGGGTGGCCGCCTGCTGGCTGGGCGGGGCGCGCGGGATCGCCGACACCCTGTTCGCCTCCGCGTCCCGCCGCGCCCCCGACCAGCTCGCCGCCGCCCACCTGGGTGCGGTGGACGTCGCGCTGCACGGTGCGGAGTGCGTGCTGCGGGTCGCCGCCACGGAGATCGACGCCGACCCGCAGGACCTGACCGGCGACGCCGCGCTGCGGGCGATGCGGGCCCGCGCGGCCGTGGAGCGGGTCGCCACGCTGGTGCTGGACCACGTCGGCCGCGCGCTGGGCGCCGGACCGCTCTGCCACGACGCCCGGCACGCCCGTCTCGTCGCCGACCTCACCGTCTACATCCGTCAGCACCACGCGGACCGCGATCTGGCGGCCCTCGGCACCACCCTGGTGGCTCCGCCCGAGGGAGCCGGCCGATGAACACCGGGAGAGTGCTGAACACCGGGAGAGTGCTGAGCACCGGGGCCGGCGCGGGACCGAATCCCGGAGCCACCGGAGCCGCGGACCCCGGGTCCGGCCCGGCGGCCGACCGCGAGCGGGCCGCCGCCGCGATCCGGGCGGACGGCACCCCGGAGGCCGAGTGGGCGCGCTGGGAGGGCTGGGACGCGGTACGGGCCGCTCCCCGGATCGACGGGCCGGTGGTCGTGGTCGCAGCCCACCCCGACGACGAGGTGCTGGGCGTCGGCGGCACCCTCGCCCGGCTCACCGCGTCGGGCACCGACGTGCACGTGGTCACCGTCACCGACGGGGAGGCGTCCCACCCGGGCAGCCGCCGGGTGTCCCCGGCCGCCCTCGCCCGGCTGCGCGCCGACGAACTGACCGCCGCCCTGGACGACCTGGGGGTCGACCGCCGTCGGCGGACCCGCCTCGGGGTGCCGGACACCCGGGTGGACGCGTACGAGAGCGAGGTGGCCGGGCACCTCGCGGAGGTGGTGCGGAGCAGCGGCGCACGGCTCTGCCTGGCGCCGTGGACCGGCGATCTGCACGCCGACCACGAGGCGGCGGGACGGGCCGCGCGCACGGCGGCGCGGGTGACCGGGACGCCGCTCTGGTACTACCCGGTGTGGATGTGGCACTGGGCCGTGCCGGGCGACCCCCGGGTGCCCTGGGGGACCGTACGGCGGCTGCCGCTCACCGAGGCCGAGCAGGCCCGCAAGGGAGCCGCCGTCAACCGCTTCCGTACCCAGATCGCTCCCCTCGCGGACGACCCGGGCGACCCCACCGTCATCCTTCCTCCGGCCGAACTGCTCCACCACCGACGCGCCTTCGAGGTGATCCTGCTGTGAGCTCCGACCTGACCGGGACGGCCGGGGGGCGGGGGGCCTCCACCCCGGCTTCGTACTTCTCCCGGATGTACTCCGGCACGGCGGACCCCTGGGACCTCGCCGGACGGTGGTACGAACAGCGCAAGTACGCGCTCACCCTCGCCGCGCTGCCCCGCCGCCGCTACCGCAGGGCCTTCGAACCGGGCTGCTCGGCGGGTGTCCTGACCCGGCTGCTCGCCGAGCGGTGCGACACGGTGCTCGCCACCGACCGGGTCCCCGCCGCGGTCGCCGGGGCCGCCGCGCGCAACCGCGACCTGCCGCAGGTGGAGACGCGCGTACTCACCGTCCCCGAGGAGTGGCCGGAGGGCACCTTCGACCTGATCGTCCTGTCGGAGCTGCTCTACTACTTCGACGAGACGACGTTCCACGAGATCATGGCCCGCACGGTCGGCAGTCTGGAACCCGGCGGCACCCTGGTGACCACGCACTGGGACCACCCGGTGCCCGAGCACCGGCTGACCGGAACACAACTGGCGCCGCTGCTGCGGGAGATGCCCGGCCTGGTGGCCGGGACGGAGTTCCACGACCCCGACTTCGTCCTCAGCCTCCACCACCGCCCCCTGGCCGACGGCTCACCGCCGCCCTCGCCGGCCCGCGCGGAGGGCCTGGTGTGAAGCGGCGCATCGACGGTCTGGTGGTCGCCGTCCCGGCGCACGACGAGGCCGACACCCTGCCTCACGCGCTGAGAGCCGTCCGGGCCGCCGAGCGGCACGCGCGCGCCCGGCTGCGGGACGTACCGCCGCTGACCCTGGTGGTCACCGCCGACGCCTGCACCGACGCGACCGAGGCGGTGGCCCGCACGGCAGGCGCCGAGGTGGTGCGGACCGGCCACCGGTCGGCCGGAGCGGCCCGGGCGGAGGCCGTCGCGCACGGCCTTCGGAGTGCGGCCACCCCCGCCGCGCACACCTGGATCGCCTCGACCGACGCCGACAGCCGGGTCCCCGTCGACTGGATCGCCCACCAGCTGACCTGTGCCCGCGCCGGCTGGGACTGCGTGCTGGGCACGGTCCGCCTCGCCCCGGCCCGCTCGCTGGAGGAAGCGGTCGTACGGGACCTGCACCGGACGTACTACTTCGCCGGGCGACCGGACGGGACCGGGCCTGACGGGACCGGGCCCGACTGGGTTCATCCGCACGTCCACGGCGCCAACTTCGGCGTCCGGGCGGACGCCTACGCGCGCGCCGGGGGCTTCCCGCCCGTACCGCTCGGCGAGGACCGGGCGCTGGCCCGCGCCCTCGGTGACGGCGGTGCGCGGGTGCTGCGGACCAACGCCTGCGCCGTCGAGACCTCGGGCCGGCTGACGCCCCGCGCCCCGTACGGGTTCGGCGCGTTCCTGCGCACGCTCCGCGCCGGGGCGACCACCGGGGGCGCGAGTGCCGCGAGGGGCGAGGGAGGTTTGCAGGAGCACTTCGCGGTCACACGAACCCATGACCCTGAAGTCGAGCACAGCAAGGTGGGAGTGATCATGGCTGCCGATGAGAAGACCCAGGCCAAGGTGGAGCAGACCAAGGGCAAGGTCAAGGAGACGGCCGGCCGCGCCGTGGGCAACGAGCGGATGACCGCCGAGGGCCGCGCGGACCAGGCCAAGGGCGACGCCCGTCAGGCCAAGGAGAAGACGAAGGACGCCTTCAAGCACTGAGCGGCCCCGGACACACCCTCAGGGCTGTCCTCTTCGCGGACAGGCCCGGGCCCCGGTGACAGCACCTCGCTGTCACCGGGGCCCGGGCCTCTTCCGTGCCGTCGAGGGCCTCGGACGCTACCGAGCGCTCAGCGACAGCGCGCCCGTGGGCGTCAGGGAGACGGCGCCCGCCGGGACCGGCGAGGTGCCGGGCGTGGAGGTCGCGGGGGCGGGTGCGGTCGAGGTCGCCGGGGCCGTGGACGCCGGGCTCGTGGACGCGGGGGTGGAGGCCGCCGGGGCGTCGGCGTTCGCCGGGAGCTCCCGGGTGCGGTCGGCCGGACGGAAGTCCGGGTTGGTGACGCAGCCCAGGTTCTCGTAGATGTCCACGTTGGTCTGCGGGTTCTTGCCGGCCCAGTGGTACTGGCAGGCTCCCTCGACGAACCTGCCCCGGATGCCGCCGGGGAAGTCGATCTCCTTGTTCCACAGGTACTGCGACTGGATGCCGGTCATCCGCGCGGTGGCGTTGACGTCGATCCCGCCCGGCGCCTGGATGGCGTACACCCAGCCGTCCTTGCCGCCTCCGGTGGCGAAGCCCTGCGCCACCCAGCGGTCGCAACTGGTGCTCACGTGCGCGGAGTTCTGGCCGCCACCGCCGATGATCCACTGCGAGAGCGGGGTCAGTACGGCTCCCAGCGGAGTGAAGCCGCTCCGGAAGATCGCGCGGGGGTCCGGGCGGGTGTCCCCGCGCCAGAGCGTGTTGTCGTCGTGGCGCCAGTACCAGCCCTCGCTGATCGCGGCCGTGTCCACGTCGGCCCGCAGCGCGCGGTTCGTCGTCGTCCGCTCCCAGTCCGAGGACCGGTAACCGCCGGTGGGTCCGCAGGGGCCGGTGTCCCGGATCTGTTCCGGGGTCCCCGGCCACGGGTCGGTGTCGGCGCTCGCCGAGGTGGCGAAGGTCAGCGAGGTGACGACGAAGGTGGCGGCGGAGGCGATCCGCAGCGCGGTCTTGAACATGGTCGGGGCAGCCCCTCGGTCGGTGTGTACGGCCCACGTTCCCCGGGCCCGTCAGACGCGGCGCAGGTCGTGTCGGACGTGGCGCAGGTCGTGTAGGACGTGGCGCAGGTCCTGTCCGAAACGGCCTAGCCCGTACGCACCGGTGGGTCGCGGGGCGACCGCGCCGGCCACCCGTCGGCACCACAGGGTTCACCCGCCCGGCGCAGGCCGGCGCGAGATTTTTGAGGGGGAGGGCGACGGACGCCCGGGCCGCCGCGTCCGGGGTCTCCCCGGCTCGCGGGGTCCCTTACGCGCTCCGGACCTCCGCCGCGTCGGGTCGCGGCACGAGCCGGTGGGCGATATCGCGGGCCACCCGGGCGATCTCCTCGTCGGAGACCTCCAGCCCCCGCGAGGCGAGCAGGGCGAGGTTCACGCTGAGGAGGGCGGACCGCAGCCGCAGCTTCTCCTCCACCGTGGCGTCGGGGCCGCCCATGACCTCGCTCAGCTCGGCGAACTTCTCGATGGCGCCGCCCTTGTCGGGGCGCAGATCGTG
The DNA window shown above is from Streptomyces sp. NBC_00247 and carries:
- a CDS encoding acyl-CoA dehydrogenase translates to MSSEGAGVGTTATTRQEPAAGTPDPSAPPDGTALRAVAAGRFASWVRDGAPHVPLPGGGRTWERFQALHGLGRDDLALARLAEGHADAVAILAELGSPAPAAGERWGVWAAQPPGARLTARPGADGRWLLDGVKPYCSGAHSCTHALVTADTEEGRRLFALSTDVPGYAPVPGTWQAIGMAGSDTPDVRFTGVPAVPVGGVDAYVRRPGFAHGGIGVAACWLGGARGIADTLFASASRRAPDQLAAAHLGAVDVALHGAECVLRVAATEIDADPQDLTGDAALRAMRARAAVERVATLVLDHVGRALGAGPLCHDARHARLVADLTVYIRQHHADRDLAALGTTLVAPPEGAGR
- a CDS encoding class I SAM-dependent methyltransferase, with the protein product MYSGTADPWDLAGRWYEQRKYALTLAALPRRRYRRAFEPGCSAGVLTRLLAERCDTVLATDRVPAAVAGAAARNRDLPQVETRVLTVPEEWPEGTFDLIVLSELLYYFDETTFHEIMARTVGSLEPGGTLVTTHWDHPVPEHRLTGTQLAPLLREMPGLVAGTEFHDPDFVLSLHHRPLADGSPPPSPARAEGLV
- a CDS encoding scabin-related ADP-ribosyltransferase — encoded protein: MFKTALRIASAATFVVTSLTFATSASADTDPWPGTPEQIRDTGPCGPTGGYRSSDWERTTTNRALRADVDTAAISEGWYWRHDDNTLWRGDTRPDPRAIFRSGFTPLGAVLTPLSQWIIGGGGQNSAHVSTSCDRWVAQGFATGGGKDGWVYAIQAPGGIDVNATARMTGIQSQYLWNKEIDFPGGIRGRFVEGACQYHWAGKNPQTNVDIYENLGCVTNPDFRPADRTRELPANADAPAASTPASTSPASTAPATSTAPAPATSTPGTSPVPAGAVSLTPTGALSLSAR
- a CDS encoding CsbD family protein, giving the protein MAADEKTQAKVEQTKGKVKETAGRAVGNERMTAEGRADQAKGDARQAKEKTKDAFKH
- a CDS encoding PIG-L deacetylase family protein, with the protein product MNTGRVLNTGRVLSTGAGAGPNPGATGAADPGSGPAADRERAAAAIRADGTPEAEWARWEGWDAVRAAPRIDGPVVVVAAHPDDEVLGVGGTLARLTASGTDVHVVTVTDGEASHPGSRRVSPAALARLRADELTAALDDLGVDRRRRTRLGVPDTRVDAYESEVAGHLAEVVRSSGARLCLAPWTGDLHADHEAAGRAARTAARVTGTPLWYYPVWMWHWAVPGDPRVPWGTVRRLPLTEAEQARKGAAVNRFRTQIAPLADDPGDPTVILPPAELLHHRRAFEVILL